One stretch of Candidatus Woesearchaeota archaeon DNA includes these proteins:
- a CDS encoding AbrB/MazE/SpoVT family DNA-binding domain-containing protein: MKRKIIRQGLGGYTVYLPKKWVDKFKLDKGSEVNFDEIGDDLILSANSKKTELEISLTLSHISESSIRTLITNSYRKGFDRIHVNFDSEKQFKILSDVVNSRLIGFDVLRKEKNVCEIESVTEPNADQFDDMLLKFLFNIKQLLVCTKDRIDEKYFFEDIEKIEERIMKYDNFCRRIISKRSIRNKHSELLWAFLTLLNHGQREIYHLNKIIMDYKLDKQHMELFNLVSKVFEMVFSCYTKKNIELIGRIHELEKKAIYEKGYHLLSGKNSSPITYHLMIALREFYQANSPLAGLLF, translated from the coding sequence ATGAAGAGAAAGATAATTAGACAGGGTCTTGGAGGATATACTGTTTATTTGCCTAAAAAATGGGTAGATAAATTCAAGCTTGATAAAGGTTCAGAAGTAAATTTTGATGAAATTGGAGATGATCTTATTTTATCTGCAAATTCTAAGAAGACTGAGCTTGAAATTTCATTGACTTTATCTCATATTTCTGAGAGTAGCATAAGAACGTTAATAACGAATTCCTATCGTAAAGGGTTTGATCGGATACATGTAAATTTTGATTCAGAAAAGCAGTTCAAAATTCTGAGTGATGTTGTTAATTCAAGACTAATAGGCTTTGATGTTTTAAGAAAAGAGAAAAATGTTTGCGAGATAGAATCTGTTACGGAGCCTAATGCTGATCAGTTTGATGATATGTTGCTTAAATTTTTATTTAACATAAAACAATTACTTGTTTGTACAAAAGATCGTATTGATGAAAAATATTTTTTTGAGGACATAGAAAAAATAGAGGAAAGAATTATGAAGTATGATAATTTCTGTAGAAGAATTATTTCAAAAAGAAGTATTAGAAATAAACATTCTGAATTGCTTTGGGCATTTTTGACTCTTCTCAATCACGGTCAAAGGGAAATATATCATCTTAATAAGATCATCATGGATTATAAATTAGATAAACAACATATGGAATTATTTAATCTTGTTTCCAAAGTTTTTGAAATGGTGTTTTCTTGTTATACAAAAAAAAATATAGAACTTATTGGTAGAATTCATGAGCTTGAAAAAAAAGCTATTTATGAGAAAGGATATCATTTATTGTCCGGAAAAAATTCATCTCCTATAACATATCATCTCATGATTGCATTAAGAGAATTTTATCAGGCAAACAGCCCTCTTGCAGGGTTACTTTTTTAA